The Syngnathus typhle isolate RoL2023-S1 ecotype Sweden linkage group LG11, RoL_Styp_1.0, whole genome shotgun sequence genome contains a region encoding:
- the LOC133162682 gene encoding PRELI domain containing protein 3B-like, with protein MKIWTSEHIFNHPWETVTKAAMQKYPNPMNPSVFGVDVLDRTIDKHGRLHSKRLLSTEWGLPSIVKSIIGNTRTCTYIQEHSVVDPQEKSLELQSTNITFTNLVSVDEKLTYKPHPEDSRKTILTQEAIISVKGVSLSSYLEGILASTISTNAGKGREAVEWVIRRLNTEIEELAATARGTMRTPLAAAAVTDK; from the exons ATGAAGATCTGGACATCGGAACACATATTCAA tcaccCTTGGGAGACGGTGACCAAGGCAGCAATGCAAAAGTACCCTAATCCGATGAATCCCAGCGTGTTCGGGGTAGACGTTTTGGACCGGACCATCGACAAGCACGGCCGCCTCCACAGCAAGAGGCTTCTCAGCACTGAATGGGGTCTTCCCTCGATAGTCAAATCT ATCATTGGCAACACACGGACGTGCACGTACATTCAAGAGCACTCGGTCGTGGATCCGCAAGAGAAAAGTTTGGAACTTCAGTCCACAAAT ATTACGTTCACCAACTTGGTGTCTGTGGATGAGAAGTTAACGTATAAACCCCACCCTGAGGATTCCAGAAA AACAATCCTGACACAAGAAGCTATCATCTCTGTAAAAGGAGTAAGTCTAAGCAGCTACTTGGAGGGCATTCTAGCCAGCACCATCTCAACCAACGCAGGAAAG GGCCGCGAAGCAGTCGAGTGGGTGATCCGGCGGCTCAACACTGAAATCGAGGAGCTAGCGGCAACAGCACGCGGGACGATGCGAACCCcgttggccgccgccgccgtcactGACAA